In a single window of the Insulibacter thermoxylanivorax genome:
- a CDS encoding 3D domain-containing protein has product MGLISHVKTAVKPAAGWMRDNFRIVGGAAAALIMIVILTVVLNLSQLKQVELIVDGHGQTVRTKAVYVQELLAEQGISLAEADEVSVPLTDRVSDHARIEVNFAVPVTITADGRSIERMTTAEIVAELLQEAGYELGEWDEVQPGLTSPIEAGQQIRIARIEKRIETENEIIPYEIVTTQDPAIVKGKEKVLQEGYPGMIEHVYERVYEDGQLREERLISTTQQRAPTNKVVAVGTRSEVAILSASSPNIQTVTKDGVTFGVKKIIEATLTAYDAGPESTGKTEDHPEYGITYTGTKVKEGRTVAVDPKVIPLGWWMYIEGYGFRRAEDKGSGVKGNWVDIYFDSHEEAEKFGKKKGTVYIIGPEHPLEN; this is encoded by the coding sequence GTGGGTCTTATTAGTCACGTTAAAACCGCAGTGAAACCTGCCGCCGGTTGGATGCGTGACAATTTCCGAATCGTTGGTGGAGCAGCCGCAGCGCTCATCATGATCGTCATATTGACCGTCGTGCTGAATCTAAGTCAGCTCAAGCAGGTAGAGCTCATCGTCGATGGGCACGGCCAGACGGTTAGGACGAAAGCTGTGTATGTGCAGGAATTACTTGCGGAACAAGGAATCTCTCTCGCAGAAGCGGATGAGGTTTCTGTGCCATTGACGGATAGAGTGAGTGATCACGCGCGGATCGAGGTGAACTTCGCCGTACCCGTAACGATCACGGCCGATGGGCGATCGATCGAACGGATGACGACGGCGGAGATCGTAGCAGAACTGCTGCAAGAAGCGGGTTATGAGCTCGGCGAATGGGACGAAGTTCAGCCCGGGTTGACGAGCCCGATTGAAGCAGGGCAGCAAATTCGAATCGCGCGCATCGAGAAGAGAATCGAGACAGAGAACGAGATCATTCCATATGAAATTGTCACGACCCAAGACCCGGCGATCGTCAAGGGGAAAGAGAAGGTCTTGCAAGAAGGTTACCCCGGTATGATCGAACACGTCTATGAGCGCGTCTACGAGGATGGGCAGCTGCGTGAAGAGCGGCTGATCTCGACCACGCAGCAGCGCGCTCCGACGAACAAGGTCGTCGCCGTTGGAACACGCAGTGAAGTGGCGATCCTTTCGGCGTCATCGCCGAACATCCAGACCGTCACGAAGGACGGTGTCACCTTCGGGGTGAAGAAGATCATCGAAGCGACGCTGACGGCCTATGATGCCGGACCTGAATCGACGGGCAAGACAGAGGATCATCCGGAATACGGGATCACTTATACGGGAACGAAGGTGAAGGAAGGCCGTACGGTTGCCGTCGATCCCAAGGTGATTCCGCTCGGCTGGTGGATGTATATCGAGGGATACGGCTTCCGTCGAGCTGAGGATAAGGGGAGCGGAGTGAAGGGCAACTGGGTGGACATCTACTTCGACTCCCATGAAGAAGCCGAAAAATTCGGCAAGAAGAAGGGAACCGTATATATAATCGGTCCCGAACACCCGCTGGAGAATTGA
- the rnmV gene encoding ribonuclease M5 → MIREVIVVEGREDTAAIQRAVEADTIETGGSAINQEIIERIKLAQERRGVIIFTDPDHPGERIRSIISQHVPGCKHAFLPVSEARRKGEVGVEHASPEAIRRALSHVKTEMPEAEPEITMEDLRACGLVIHPGAAARREVMGILLGIGHANGKTFLKRCRIFQITREEFWKAYTQMEETLHE, encoded by the coding sequence ATGATCCGTGAAGTTATTGTCGTAGAAGGCAGAGAGGATACGGCAGCGATCCAGCGAGCCGTGGAGGCGGACACGATCGAAACCGGAGGCTCTGCGATTAACCAAGAGATTATCGAGCGCATCAAGCTGGCGCAGGAGCGCCGCGGGGTGATCATCTTCACCGATCCCGATCATCCGGGAGAACGTATACGCAGTATTATCTCGCAGCATGTTCCGGGCTGTAAGCATGCGTTTCTGCCGGTATCCGAAGCGAGGCGCAAAGGCGAGGTCGGGGTGGAGCATGCTTCGCCGGAAGCGATCCGCCGAGCACTGAGCCATGTGAAGACCGAGATGCCGGAAGCGGAGCCGGAGATTACGATGGAGGATCTGCGGGCGTGCGGCCTGGTCATCCATCCGGGTGCAGCGGCACGCAGGGAAGTGATGGGCATTCTGCTTGGTATCGGACATGCCAACGGCAAGACTTTCCTCAAGCGCTGCCGCATCTTTCAGATCACCAGGGAAGAATTCTGGAAAGCCTATACCCAGATGGAGGAGACGCTTCATGAATGA
- the rsmA gene encoding 16S rRNA (adenine(1518)-N(6)/adenine(1519)-N(6))-dimethyltransferase RsmA has translation MNDHGHISQQEIATPTRTQQILKKHGFTFKKSLGQNFLIDQNILNKIVSAAQLTEQSGVLEIGPGIGALTQRLAEHARKVAAVEIDQRLIPILSELFADQDHVAIIHGDILQIDVKQLISEQFADCASVHVVANLPYYITTPILLKLLEERHDLSNIVVMIQKEVAERMAADPGGKEYGSLSIAVQYYCEPELVTLVPHTVFIPRPNVDSAVIRLKVRSEPPVSVKDEVHFFRVVKAAFAHRRKTIYNNLASFTGKQNKERLTEALLSAGVDPSRRAETVSIEEFALIADALYENH, from the coding sequence ATGAATGACCATGGACATATATCCCAGCAAGAAATCGCAACGCCGACCAGAACGCAGCAGATCCTGAAGAAGCATGGATTTACATTCAAAAAAAGCCTGGGACAAAACTTCCTCATCGATCAGAACATCCTAAACAAGATCGTCAGCGCGGCACAGCTTACAGAGCAAAGCGGCGTACTTGAGATCGGTCCCGGCATCGGTGCGTTGACGCAGCGTTTAGCGGAACATGCCCGCAAGGTCGCAGCGGTGGAGATCGACCAGCGTTTAATCCCGATCCTCAGCGAATTGTTCGCCGATCAGGATCATGTGGCGATCATCCACGGCGACATCCTGCAGATCGATGTCAAGCAGCTGATCTCGGAGCAGTTCGCGGACTGTGCTTCGGTGCATGTCGTCGCCAATCTGCCTTACTATATCACGACCCCGATCCTGTTAAAGCTGTTGGAAGAGCGGCATGACCTCAGCAATATCGTGGTCATGATCCAGAAGGAAGTAGCAGAGCGGATGGCAGCAGATCCAGGAGGAAAGGAATATGGAAGCCTAAGCATCGCGGTGCAGTATTACTGCGAGCCGGAGTTGGTGACGCTGGTGCCGCATACGGTGTTCATCCCACGGCCGAATGTGGATTCAGCGGTTATTCGCTTAAAGGTGCGGAGCGAGCCGCCGGTGTCCGTTAAGGATGAAGTGCATTTCTTCCGCGTCGTGAAGGCGGCCTTCGCCCATCGCCGCAAGACGATCTACAACAATCTTGCCTCGTTCACCGGCAAACAGAACAAAGAGCGGTTAACGGAAGCGCTGCTGTCAGCCGGTGTAGATCCGTCGAGGCGGGCTGAAACCGTATCGATTGAGGAGTTTGCTCTGATCGCTGACGCTTTGTATGAGAATCATTGA
- the yabG gene encoding sporulation peptidase YabG: MKQGDIVVRKSYGEDIQFRIETIKGNLAVLRGLEVRLLADAPLSDLLPAPVTEEEIYRSWDAAAEQRTNELLRYVEAARMQELKRDAGEEEDSQRLDETFELPGKVLHLDGDLSYMRKCMQVYGRLKVPAEGHYVPEAEMADFLQYILPHSRPDIVVITGHDGLDKHYVNKHDLSSYRNSHNFVKAVQVVRRYERNKDALAVIAGACQSHFEALLQAGANFASSPARILIHALDPVHVAVKMAYTSIRDTVKVREVLRQTQSGTRGMGGFETRGSYRVGTPKVEG, encoded by the coding sequence ATGAAGCAAGGCGATATCGTTGTACGCAAATCATATGGCGAGGATATTCAATTCCGCATCGAGACGATCAAGGGAAACTTAGCAGTGCTCCGGGGCTTAGAGGTTAGACTCTTGGCCGATGCCCCTCTGTCCGATCTGCTTCCTGCCCCGGTGACTGAGGAAGAGATCTATCGCAGCTGGGATGCTGCGGCAGAGCAGCGGACGAACGAACTGCTGCGCTATGTAGAAGCAGCGCGTATGCAGGAGCTGAAGAGAGACGCAGGGGAAGAAGAGGATTCCCAGCGGCTGGACGAAACCTTCGAACTGCCTGGCAAGGTATTGCACCTGGACGGCGACCTGAGTTATATGCGAAAGTGCATGCAGGTGTATGGGAGGCTTAAAGTACCCGCTGAAGGGCATTATGTGCCGGAAGCAGAGATGGCGGATTTCCTGCAGTACATCCTGCCGCATTCACGTCCCGATATCGTCGTCATCACCGGGCATGACGGACTGGATAAACATTATGTCAACAAACATGACCTGTCCAGTTACCGGAATTCGCACAATTTCGTCAAAGCCGTGCAGGTCGTTCGGCGTTATGAACGGAACAAGGATGCTTTGGCGGTGATCGCGGGTGCCTGCCAATCCCATTTTGAGGCGCTTCTGCAGGCGGGAGCGAACTTCGCCAGTTCACCGGCGAGAATCCTGATTCACGCTTTGGACCCCGTACACGTCGCAGTGAAGATGGCCTACACCTCGATTCGCGATACGGTGAAGGTGCGGGAGGTGCTGCGGCAGACGCAGTCCGGCACGCGGGGGATGGGCGGATTCGAGACGCGCGGCAGTTAT